The proteins below are encoded in one region of Amycolatopsis magusensis:
- a CDS encoding DUF58 domain-containing protein, translated as MRLTRRGVAVLVLAVVLLGAGILVGHPMVRALGGICVGAVLVAVVLVGRRPRVAVSREVYPDRVERGRPALARLLVRNEGTRRQAGFTAGDRVGSGVRTVGVRALAPGAQARYHYELPTERRGRFEVGPLVLERTDPLGLARNRLASGDPVMLWVHPRRHPVRAVSGGQPRHHHEGRAADDALHGSLDLREVREYVPGDEVRHLHWKATARTGRLMVREFADPDQPRLTLLLDTRQERGFEEAVEVAASMLNAAALSGHRCRLVTPAGLDLSTPDGPHAARRLLDELCVAVPEPAQVPLVPPALSLARSRGGALVVVATGESDAGALTRLKPFYPVFTVFSLGDKGMVVPGARVLEGPSASGLLQRWNGVVA; from the coding sequence ATGCGCCTGACCCGGCGCGGGGTGGCCGTGCTCGTGCTCGCCGTGGTGCTGCTCGGCGCCGGGATCCTCGTCGGGCACCCGATGGTGCGCGCGCTCGGCGGGATCTGCGTGGGCGCGGTGCTGGTGGCCGTGGTGCTGGTGGGGCGACGGCCGAGGGTGGCGGTGTCGCGTGAGGTCTACCCGGACCGCGTCGAACGCGGGCGCCCGGCGCTCGCGCGGTTGCTGGTGCGCAACGAAGGCACGCGGCGGCAGGCCGGGTTCACCGCGGGGGACCGGGTGGGTTCCGGGGTGCGGACGGTCGGCGTGCGGGCGCTCGCACCCGGCGCGCAAGCCCGCTACCACTACGAACTGCCCACCGAACGGCGTGGCCGCTTCGAGGTGGGCCCGCTGGTGCTGGAGCGGACCGACCCGCTCGGGCTGGCCAGGAACCGGCTCGCGAGCGGGGACCCGGTGATGTTGTGGGTGCACCCGCGGCGCCACCCGGTGCGGGCGGTCTCCGGCGGACAGCCGCGTCACCACCACGAGGGCCGGGCCGCCGACGACGCCCTGCACGGTTCGCTGGACCTGCGGGAGGTGCGCGAGTACGTGCCCGGTGACGAGGTGCGGCACCTGCACTGGAAGGCCACCGCGCGCACGGGCAGGCTGATGGTCCGCGAGTTCGCCGACCCGGACCAGCCGCGGCTCACGCTGTTGCTGGACACCCGGCAGGAACGCGGGTTCGAGGAGGCCGTCGAGGTGGCGGCGTCGATGTTGAACGCGGCGGCGTTGTCCGGTCACCGCTGCCGCCTGGTCACGCCCGCCGGGCTCGATCTGTCCACACCGGATGGTCCACACGCGGCGAGGCGGTTGCTGGACGAGCTGTGCGTGGCCGTACCGGAACCGGCGCAGGTGCCGTTGGTGCCGCCCGCGCTGTCGCTGGCCCGGTCGCGCGGTGGGGCGCTGGTGGTGGTCGCGACCGGGGAGTCCGACGCGGGTGCGCTGACCCGGTTGAAGCCGTTCTACCCGGTGTTCACCGTGTTCTCGTTGGGGGACAAGGGAATGGTGGTGCCCGGCGCGCGGGTGCTCGAAGGCCCGTCCGCGTCCGGCCTGCTCCAGCGGTGGAACGGGGTGGTCGCGTGA
- a CDS encoding AAA family ATPase produces the protein MTQPKSAEVYELIAGNVQQVIRGKPEVVRLAVTALLAEGHLLVEDVPGLGKTTLARCLARSVGGSFNRIQFTPDLLPGDITGVMVYHQKDERFEFHGGGIFANVVLADEINRGTPKTQSALLEVMSERTATVDSVRHEVPHPFLVVATQNPIEMEGTYRLPEAQLDRFLMRISVGYPDLDAEVLVIMSDCAGINPEELPPVVDIPRLQQAIAEVRASHIDLAVCEYAARLTAATRVHAAVRYGASPRGSIALVRAAQAYAATDGRLYVTPDDIKDVAKPVLAHRLVLTADAELNQRGATEILDEVLASVPVPSANASGR, from the coding sequence GTGACCCAGCCGAAGTCGGCCGAGGTCTACGAACTGATCGCGGGCAACGTGCAGCAGGTGATCCGCGGCAAGCCCGAGGTGGTGCGCCTGGCGGTCACCGCGTTGCTCGCCGAGGGGCACCTGCTGGTCGAGGACGTGCCAGGGCTCGGGAAGACCACGCTGGCCCGCTGCCTGGCGCGCAGCGTCGGTGGTTCGTTCAACCGCATCCAGTTCACCCCGGACCTGCTGCCCGGCGACATCACCGGCGTGATGGTCTACCACCAGAAGGACGAGCGGTTCGAGTTCCACGGCGGCGGCATCTTCGCCAACGTGGTGCTCGCCGACGAGATCAACCGCGGGACCCCGAAAACGCAGTCCGCGCTGCTCGAGGTGATGTCCGAGCGCACCGCGACGGTGGACTCGGTCCGGCACGAGGTGCCGCACCCGTTCCTGGTGGTGGCCACGCAGAACCCGATCGAGATGGAGGGCACCTACCGGCTGCCCGAGGCCCAGCTCGACCGGTTCCTGATGCGGATCTCGGTCGGTTACCCGGACCTCGACGCCGAGGTGCTGGTGATCATGAGTGACTGCGCGGGCATCAACCCCGAGGAACTGCCGCCGGTGGTGGACATCCCGCGCCTGCAGCAGGCGATCGCGGAGGTGCGGGCCTCGCACATCGACCTCGCGGTCTGCGAGTACGCGGCCCGGCTGACCGCGGCGACCCGCGTGCACGCGGCGGTCCGCTACGGCGCCAGCCCGCGCGGCAGCATCGCGCTGGTGCGGGCCGCGCAGGCCTACGCCGCCACCGACGGCCGTCTCTACGTGACACCGGACGACATCAAGGACGTGGCCAAGCCGGTTCTCGCGCACCGGCTCGTGCTGACCGCGGACGCCGAACTGAACCAGCGCGGCGCCACGGAAATCCTCGACGAGGTACTGGCTTCCGTGCCGGTCCCGTCGGCCAACGCCTCGGGCCGCTGA
- a CDS encoding transglutaminase family protein, with amino-acid sequence MKSSVETAGVLLAGAVAGLLFTPVFGLVTLLVPILVLTLLAFGVAELVARKPSLVPWRPLLVTLAGLLGLVEAALFPTTAAGLPTGETFGALSAGLTESWRLALQSTWPARPDAQLFLFVPLAVLAAAVLGIELLHRTRKPLLALLPSLAVLCLSQFYSAMPGTSAVPGALGYAAAAAIALAASARWSKAAVAAVVALVVVAVGGATAAALFDPVGKPAYSLKQDESAPIPPARVASPLAEIGARLGEPEVPLFRYTAPAPVDRWSLVVLDSFDGVNWKPDGEFRRLGVEIPPGPGLTAPVTRREAAVNTNGLDGPWLPSQAWPASVTGAEPFVEEGRGTLLGQGTPVGYQLSWWEPQVDAKLLEAAPVDADAPGGFGEVGIIPPGIGELADQATGGQRPSFQTAMQLERFFSQNYREARGPDRPTGHGWPQLRHFLLESKQGTSEQFAAAYVALARIEGIPARLVVGFQAPPLPGPDGVFQVRNADVLAWPEVAVEGVGWVALDPTGNAAKSRAAGGLGEVTAQARDRLPPPEALEGRGSDDEEAAAGEEAAEAGGGAPSFVLLLVPVLLVPLVWLAGVPLLKRLRRRRRRRAPGTGAVAGAWAEVRDRLRAHRVPVRPGMTVRELADATAGVADQSTVDGVRALAGAVDTALWSGSRTGPDLAEWAWKAEESVRKGLSRRPLRARLRAALDPRGLRS; translated from the coding sequence GTGAAGTCCAGCGTCGAGACCGCGGGCGTGCTGCTCGCCGGAGCGGTCGCCGGGCTGCTGTTCACCCCGGTCTTCGGGCTCGTCACATTGCTGGTGCCGATCCTGGTGCTCACGCTGCTGGCTTTCGGGGTCGCCGAACTGGTCGCGCGCAAGCCGTCCCTGGTGCCGTGGCGTCCGCTGCTGGTCACCCTGGCCGGGTTGCTGGGGCTGGTCGAGGCCGCGTTGTTCCCGACCACCGCGGCGGGCCTGCCCACCGGCGAGACGTTCGGCGCGTTGTCCGCCGGGCTCACCGAATCCTGGCGGCTCGCGCTCCAGTCCACCTGGCCCGCGCGGCCGGACGCGCAACTGTTCCTCTTCGTGCCGCTGGCCGTGCTGGCGGCCGCCGTGCTCGGCATCGAACTGCTGCACCGCACGCGCAAACCGTTGCTCGCACTGCTGCCGAGCCTGGCGGTGTTGTGCCTGAGCCAGTTCTATTCGGCGATGCCGGGCACGTCGGCGGTGCCGGGTGCGCTCGGGTACGCCGCGGCGGCGGCGATCGCGCTGGCGGCCTCGGCGCGCTGGTCGAAAGCGGCGGTCGCGGCCGTGGTGGCGCTGGTGGTGGTCGCCGTCGGCGGCGCGACCGCGGCGGCCCTGTTCGATCCGGTGGGCAAACCCGCGTACTCGCTGAAGCAGGACGAATCGGCGCCGATCCCACCGGCGAGGGTGGCCAGTCCGCTCGCCGAGATCGGCGCCCGGCTCGGCGAGCCGGAGGTGCCGCTGTTCCGGTACACCGCGCCCGCCCCGGTCGACCGGTGGTCGCTGGTGGTGCTCGATTCCTTCGACGGCGTGAACTGGAAGCCGGACGGGGAGTTCCGCCGCCTCGGCGTGGAGATCCCGCCCGGCCCCGGCCTGACCGCGCCGGTGACCAGGCGCGAGGCGGCGGTCAACACGAACGGGCTCGACGGGCCGTGGCTGCCCAGCCAGGCGTGGCCCGCTTCGGTGACCGGTGCCGAGCCGTTCGTCGAGGAGGGCCGCGGCACCCTGCTCGGCCAGGGCACACCGGTCGGCTACCAGCTGAGCTGGTGGGAACCGCAGGTCGACGCGAAACTGCTCGAAGCCGCGCCGGTGGACGCCGACGCGCCCGGCGGGTTCGGCGAGGTCGGCATCATCCCGCCCGGCATCGGCGAGCTGGCCGACCAGGCCACCGGCGGGCAGCGGCCCTCGTTCCAGACGGCGATGCAGCTGGAACGGTTCTTCAGCCAGAACTACCGCGAGGCCCGCGGCCCGGACCGGCCGACGGGGCACGGCTGGCCGCAGCTGCGGCACTTCCTGCTGGAGAGCAAGCAGGGGACCAGCGAGCAGTTCGCCGCGGCCTACGTGGCGCTCGCCCGGATCGAGGGCATCCCGGCGCGGCTGGTGGTGGGCTTCCAGGCGCCGCCGCTGCCCGGTCCGGACGGGGTGTTCCAGGTGCGCAACGCCGACGTGCTGGCCTGGCCGGAGGTCGCCGTCGAAGGCGTCGGCTGGGTGGCGCTCGACCCCACAGGCAACGCGGCGAAGAGCCGGGCGGCCGGCGGACTCGGCGAGGTCACCGCGCAGGCCCGTGACCGCCTGCCCCCGCCGGAAGCGTTGGAGGGACGCGGTTCCGACGACGAGGAGGCAGCCGCGGGGGAGGAAGCGGCGGAGGCAGGCGGTGGCGCGCCGTCGTTCGTCCTGCTGTTGGTGCCCGTGTTGCTGGTGCCGCTCGTCTGGCTCGCCGGGGTGCCGTTGCTGAAACGACTTCGCCGCAGGCGTCGGCGTCGTGCCCCGGGAACCGGCGCGGTCGCCGGGGCGTGGGCCGAGGTCCGGGACCGCCTGCGGGCGCATCGGGTCCCGGTGCGTCCCGGGATGACCGTGCGGGAACTGGCCGACGCCACCGCGGGAGTGGCGGACCAGTCCACTGTGGATGGCGTGCGGGCGCTGGCGGGTGCGGTGGACACCGCTTTGTGGTCGGGCTCGCGCACCGGTCCGGACCTGGCCGAGTGGGCGTGGAAGGCGGAGGAGTCCGTCCGGAAAGGACTGTCGAGGCGCCCGCTGCGGGCCCGGCTGCGGGCCGCGCTGGATCCCCGAGGCCTGCGGTCCTAG
- a CDS encoding fibronectin type III domain-containing protein — protein sequence MARGRIRWRGRAPLVVTVVAIATAVGVAVSGAAKPEGGVDFFQSGHWVFNGLLGTVFHIDGASRAIDAQLGLPGADPGSQVVQGETGGYVVGGNRIIEFGKSDLAVEKTLSPPADERPVALEVAGGPYLVYRESGQVVRLGDTMLTLPTGGRLNDPVATSAGDVWLHQKESNSLCELARDADRLNCPDNAPSGHTGGLSVVADQPVFIDTSTDTVHPLGDDGLGEGSALGVDAPPTARFAGTDVAGRIAVLDGQGHRMHLVDTTPAKAAPVTVDLPAGDYTDVASSGQAVVLLDRAKNAVLTYDRDGKQHRSTPVPPGRPHLAKGEDSRVYVDSADGGHVLVVDNDGSVEPVPVVGNQQRTAPPPVQQQAQPQPTQPQPQQPKPPPQPQRENPAPKPPVQTQPAQKPASPPGAPPGVKATAGNALVTVNWGAAAPNGGAVSNYHVAWTSSAGSGEKTVGGGVRSTTLSGLTNNATYVITVTAENSAGRGAGAKSAGVTPSAPKSITISRGTAEAYKDECELPDCALIRVVAKGFEAGSRVKFVPHANSSYTNEGRTMEIDSDGTETFEAFHFGQVGRTVWVTGDGVESNRIVWEAG from the coding sequence ATGGCGAGGGGACGGATCCGGTGGCGCGGGCGGGCACCGCTGGTGGTCACCGTGGTCGCGATCGCCACGGCGGTGGGCGTCGCGGTCTCCGGGGCGGCCAAGCCCGAAGGCGGCGTGGACTTCTTCCAGTCCGGGCACTGGGTGTTCAACGGCCTGCTGGGCACGGTGTTCCACATCGACGGGGCCAGCCGCGCCATCGACGCGCAGCTCGGCCTGCCGGGCGCCGATCCGGGCAGCCAGGTGGTCCAGGGCGAGACCGGCGGGTACGTGGTCGGCGGCAACCGGATCATCGAGTTCGGCAAGTCCGATCTGGCCGTGGAGAAGACGCTCAGCCCGCCCGCCGACGAGCGCCCGGTGGCGCTGGAGGTCGCGGGTGGGCCGTACCTGGTCTACCGCGAGTCCGGGCAGGTCGTGCGCCTCGGCGACACCATGTTGACCCTGCCCACCGGCGGCAGGCTGAACGATCCGGTGGCCACCTCCGCCGGCGATGTCTGGTTGCACCAGAAGGAAAGCAACTCCCTCTGCGAACTGGCGCGCGACGCCGACCGGCTCAACTGCCCGGACAACGCGCCCAGCGGGCACACCGGCGGCCTGTCCGTGGTCGCCGACCAGCCGGTCTTCATCGACACCTCCACCGACACCGTGCACCCGCTCGGCGACGACGGTCTCGGCGAAGGCTCCGCGCTCGGCGTCGACGCCCCGCCGACCGCCCGGTTCGCCGGTACCGACGTCGCGGGCCGGATCGCCGTGCTCGACGGCCAGGGTCACCGGATGCACCTGGTCGACACCACGCCCGCGAAGGCCGCTCCGGTCACCGTCGACCTGCCCGCCGGTGACTACACCGACGTCGCCTCCTCCGGCCAGGCCGTGGTCCTGCTCGACCGCGCCAAGAACGCCGTGCTCACCTACGACCGCGACGGCAAGCAGCACCGGAGCACCCCGGTCCCGCCGGGACGGCCGCACCTGGCCAAGGGCGAGGATTCCCGCGTCTACGTCGACAGTGCGGACGGCGGGCATGTGCTGGTGGTCGACAACGACGGCTCGGTCGAGCCGGTCCCCGTCGTCGGCAACCAGCAGCGGACCGCGCCGCCACCCGTGCAGCAGCAGGCACAACCGCAGCCCACGCAGCCGCAACCGCAGCAGCCGAAGCCACCACCGCAGCCACAGCGCGAAAATCCGGCTCCCAAGCCGCCCGTGCAGACCCAGCCGGCCCAGAAACCGGCCAGCCCGCCGGGCGCGCCACCCGGGGTCAAGGCCACCGCCGGGAACGCCCTGGTCACGGTCAACTGGGGTGCCGCCGCGCCCAACGGCGGCGCCGTCTCGAACTACCACGTCGCCTGGACCTCCAGCGCGGGCAGCGGGGAGAAGACCGTCGGCGGTGGCGTCCGGTCGACCACACTCAGCGGCCTCACCAACAACGCCACCTACGTGATCACGGTGACCGCGGAGAACTCCGCGGGCCGCGGCGCCGGGGCCAAGTCGGCGGGCGTGACCCCGTCCGCCCCGAAGTCGATCACGATCTCGCGGGGCACGGCGGAGGCCTACAAGGACGAGTGCGAGCTGCCCGACTGCGCGCTGATCCGGGTGGTGGCCAAGGGGTTCGAGGCGGGCAGCCGCGTCAAGTTCGTGCCGCACGCCAACTCCTCGTACACCAACGAGGGCAGGACCATGGAGATCGACTCGGACGGCACGGAGACCTTCGAGGCGTTCCACTTCGGACAGGTCGGCCGCACGGTGTGGGTCACCGGGGACGGCGTCGAATCCAATCGGATCGTGTGGGAGGCAGGGTGA